The Kitasatospora sp. NBC_00374 genome has a segment encoding these proteins:
- a CDS encoding LysR family transcriptional regulator, giving the protein MTLTQLRAFVAVARLGSVKAAALSLRVSEPAVSGAVAALRRELGDQLFVRAGGGIALTPGGRRLAAGAAEIVGLAEETRRRVREAGTETSSLRVAATEPSAELIVPPLLEAFVRRQPEVDSDTLAVPAQVLTELLLDRRADVAIGPTTADGDGPTGDRDPAADAVEHIPFLRFRLVVVASPRHAGAGLDRAGYGPLRLPVSRLPREHWLLGPGQLDPATPGGAFLARNGVGERSVSFFPSTTAALNAVAAGDGLSLTLLHLVRDELRHGTLTVLEIPGTPVNGVMQVSALRGDRRSPTASALCRFVTTPAALRSLLSRTTGVPGAHFHPTVHVSLWS; this is encoded by the coding sequence ATGACCCTCACGCAACTCAGAGCCTTCGTGGCGGTGGCGCGACTGGGCTCGGTCAAGGCCGCGGCGCTGTCGCTGCGGGTCAGCGAGCCCGCGGTGTCCGGCGCGGTGGCGGCGCTGCGCCGCGAACTGGGCGACCAGCTGTTCGTCCGGGCCGGGGGCGGGATCGCGCTGACCCCGGGCGGGCGCCGGCTGGCGGCGGGCGCGGCGGAGATCGTGGGACTGGCCGAGGAGACCCGCCGACGGGTCCGCGAGGCCGGGACGGAGACCTCCTCCCTGCGGGTCGCCGCCACCGAACCGAGCGCGGAGCTGATCGTCCCGCCGCTGCTGGAGGCCTTCGTCCGCCGGCAGCCGGAGGTGGACTCCGACACCCTCGCCGTACCCGCCCAGGTCCTCACCGAGCTGCTGCTGGACCGCCGGGCCGACGTCGCGATCGGTCCCACCACCGCCGACGGCGACGGGCCCACGGGCGACCGGGACCCCGCTGCCGACGCCGTCGAACACATCCCGTTCCTGCGGTTCCGGCTGGTGGTCGTCGCCTCGCCCCGGCACGCCGGCGCCGGCCTCGACCGGGCGGGGTACGGGCCGCTGCGCCTGCCGGTCAGCCGGCTGCCGCGCGAGCACTGGCTGCTCGGCCCGGGGCAGCTGGACCCGGCCACCCCGGGCGGCGCCTTCCTGGCCCGGAACGGCGTCGGCGAGCGCAGCGTCTCGTTCTTCCCCAGCACCACGGCGGCGCTCAACGCGGTCGCGGCCGGCGACGGGCTCTCCCTGACCCTGCTCCACCTGGTCCGCGACGAGCTGCGGCACGGCACCCTCACCGTGCTGGAGATCCCCGGCACGCCGGTCAACGGCGTCATGCAGGTCAGCGCGCTGCGCGGCGACCGGCGTTCGCCGACCGCGTCCGCGCTCTGCCGGTTCGTGACCACGCCCGCCGCGCTGCGGAGCCTGCTGAGCCGGACGACCGGGGTGCCGGGCGCACACTTCCACCCCACCGTGCACGTGAGCCTGTGGAGCTGA
- a CDS encoding aerobic carbon-monoxide dehydrogenase large subunit — MSTAQETAPTPEVDREPEEQQERPIGYGRLHRKEDPRFVRGKGHYVDDVQLPGMLHGAVLRSPFAHARIVSIDTSAAESHPKVRAVVTGATLEGLGLAWMPTLSLDTQAVLATDKVRFQGQEVAFVVADDHYAARDAIELIDVEYEPLPPVIDARHALDADAPVIRDDQEGRTDNRIFDWEAGDRAATDEVFARAEVVVAQDMLYPRVHPAPLETCGCVADMDPVDGKLTLWETTQAPHAHRTLYAMVAGLPEHKIRVISPDIGGGFGNKVGIYPGYVCAVVGSILTRKPVKWVEDRSENLTSTSFARDYHMHGEIAATREGRILGVRVKVLADHGAFNSTAQPTKYPAGFFHIFTGSYDIEAAHCAVTGVYTNKAPGGVAYACSFRVTEAVYLVERMVDCLAAELGTDPAELRMNNLLRPEQFPYRNKTGWEYDSGDYPACLRKALDRAGYEALRREQVERRARGELMGIGLSFFTETVGAGPRKDMDIVGLGMADGCELRVHPTGKAVVRLSVQSQGQGHETTFAQIVAEELGIPPEDIEVVHGDTDQTPFGLGTYGSRSTPVSGAAAAVVARKVRDKARIIAGAMLEVAPDDLEWEKGRWFVKGDPTATRTIQEIALAAHGSLTLPEGVEGHLEATTVYNPPNLTYPYGAYVCVVDVDPGTGEVKVRRFVAVDDCGTRINPMIIEGQVHGGLADGVGMALMQIIAFDEDGNCLSGSFMDYLLPTALETPAWELDHTVTPSPHHPIGAKGIGESATVGSPPAVVNAVMDAIGVRHADMPLTPGRVWQAMHGGVEAPQ; from the coding sequence ATGAGCACCGCCCAGGAGACCGCGCCGACGCCGGAGGTGGATCGGGAGCCCGAGGAGCAGCAGGAGCGCCCGATCGGGTACGGGCGGCTGCACCGCAAGGAGGACCCGCGGTTCGTGCGCGGGAAGGGCCACTACGTCGACGACGTACAGCTGCCCGGCATGCTGCACGGTGCGGTGCTGCGCAGTCCGTTCGCGCACGCGCGGATCGTCTCGATCGACACCTCGGCGGCCGAGTCGCATCCCAAGGTCCGGGCGGTGGTCACCGGCGCGACCCTGGAGGGCCTCGGCCTGGCCTGGATGCCCACCCTGTCGCTGGACACCCAGGCGGTGCTGGCCACCGACAAGGTGCGGTTCCAGGGGCAGGAGGTGGCGTTCGTGGTCGCCGACGACCACTACGCGGCCCGGGACGCGATCGAGCTGATCGACGTCGAGTACGAGCCGCTGCCGCCGGTGATCGACGCCCGGCACGCGCTGGACGCCGACGCCCCGGTGATCCGCGACGACCAGGAGGGCCGCACCGACAACCGCATCTTCGACTGGGAGGCGGGCGACCGGGCCGCCACCGACGAGGTGTTCGCGCGTGCCGAGGTGGTGGTCGCCCAGGACATGCTCTACCCGCGGGTGCACCCCGCGCCGTTGGAGACCTGCGGCTGCGTGGCCGACATGGACCCGGTCGACGGCAAGCTGACGCTCTGGGAGACCACCCAGGCGCCGCACGCCCACCGCACGCTGTACGCGATGGTCGCGGGACTCCCGGAGCACAAGATCCGGGTGATCTCCCCGGACATCGGCGGCGGTTTCGGCAACAAGGTCGGCATCTACCCGGGGTACGTGTGCGCCGTGGTGGGCTCGATCCTCACCCGCAAGCCGGTGAAGTGGGTGGAGGACCGTTCCGAGAACCTGACCAGCACCTCCTTCGCCCGCGACTACCACATGCACGGTGAGATCGCCGCGACCCGCGAGGGCCGGATCCTCGGTGTGCGCGTCAAGGTCCTCGCCGACCACGGCGCGTTCAACTCGACCGCCCAGCCCACCAAGTACCCGGCCGGCTTCTTCCACATCTTCACCGGCTCGTACGACATCGAGGCGGCGCACTGCGCGGTCACCGGCGTCTACACCAACAAGGCGCCGGGCGGGGTGGCCTACGCCTGCTCGTTCCGGGTCACCGAGGCGGTGTACCTGGTCGAGCGGATGGTGGACTGTCTGGCGGCCGAACTCGGTACGGATCCGGCCGAGTTGAGGATGAACAACCTGCTGCGTCCGGAGCAGTTCCCGTACCGGAACAAGACCGGCTGGGAGTACGACTCCGGCGACTACCCGGCATGCCTGCGCAAGGCGCTGGACCGGGCCGGCTACGAGGCGCTGCGGCGGGAGCAGGTGGAACGGCGGGCCCGCGGCGAACTGATGGGCATCGGCCTGTCGTTCTTCACCGAGACGGTGGGCGCCGGCCCGCGCAAGGACATGGACATCGTCGGCCTCGGGATGGCCGACGGGTGCGAGCTGCGGGTCCATCCGACCGGCAAGGCGGTGGTGCGTCTCAGCGTGCAGAGCCAGGGGCAGGGCCACGAGACGACGTTCGCGCAGATCGTCGCCGAGGAGCTGGGCATCCCGCCGGAGGACATCGAGGTGGTGCACGGCGACACCGACCAGACCCCGTTCGGGCTCGGTACCTACGGCAGCCGCTCGACGCCGGTCTCCGGCGCGGCGGCGGCGGTGGTCGCCCGCAAGGTGCGCGACAAGGCGCGGATCATCGCCGGCGCGATGCTGGAGGTGGCCCCCGACGACCTGGAGTGGGAGAAGGGCCGCTGGTTCGTGAAGGGTGACCCGACCGCGACCAGGACGATCCAGGAGATCGCGCTCGCCGCCCACGGATCGCTGACGCTGCCCGAGGGGGTGGAGGGTCACCTGGAGGCCACCACGGTCTACAACCCGCCCAACCTCACCTACCCGTACGGCGCGTACGTGTGCGTGGTGGACGTCGACCCGGGCACCGGCGAGGTGAAGGTGCGCCGGTTCGTCGCGGTCGACGACTGCGGCACCCGGATCAACCCGATGATCATCGAGGGACAGGTGCACGGCGGCCTCGCCGACGGCGTCGGCATGGCGCTGATGCAGATCATCGCCTTCGACGAGGACGGCAACTGCCTCTCCGGGTCCTTCATGGACTACCTGCTGCCGACCGCACTGGAGACCCCGGCCTGGGAGCTGGACCACACCGTCACACCGTCGCCGCACCACCCGATCGGCGCCAAGGGCATCGGCGAGTCCGCGACGGTCGGCTCGCCCCCCGCGGTGGTCAACGCGGTGATGGACGCGATCGGGGTCCGGCACGCCGACATGCCGCTCACCCCCGGGCGGGTCTGGCAGGCGATGCACGGGGGCGTGGAGGCCCCCCAGTGA
- a CDS encoding XdhC family protein, which yields MSTGTAMERRMADLRERQVPFVKATVVRALHPTSAHPGDTALVLEDGRIEGFVGGVCAESTVRLQALRVLRSGESLLLRISPQAGSGAAVEETAEAEAATGPGAEPREGTLVVANPCLSGGELEIFLEPQRPAPVVLVLGDTPIGRSLLALGAGLEYELRAVSPGEFSSPESTSPESTSQALADVAAVVVASHGRDEEALLTAAARAGVPYVALVASSRRGAAVLTGLELDAEARDRIHTPAGLWIGARTPGEIAVSILAELVASRHAVALHSEAVPEPVAPVEAADPSGAAAEPRAAVDPVCGMTVAVVPDTLFSDVGGHRHWFCSAGCRDRFESAARVGPRGQAP from the coding sequence GTGAGTACGGGCACCGCCATGGAGCGGCGGATGGCGGACCTGAGGGAGCGTCAGGTCCCGTTCGTCAAGGCGACCGTGGTGCGCGCCCTGCACCCCACCAGCGCGCACCCCGGGGACACCGCGCTGGTCCTGGAGGACGGCCGGATCGAGGGCTTCGTCGGCGGCGTCTGCGCCGAGTCCACCGTGCGTCTGCAGGCGCTGCGGGTACTGCGCAGCGGGGAGTCGCTGCTGCTGCGGATCTCGCCGCAGGCGGGCAGCGGGGCGGCTGTGGAGGAGACTGCTGAGGCGGAGGCAGCGACAGGGCCCGGGGCGGAGCCGCGGGAGGGCACCCTCGTGGTGGCCAACCCCTGCCTGTCCGGCGGGGAGTTGGAGATCTTCCTGGAGCCGCAGCGCCCCGCACCCGTGGTCCTGGTCCTGGGGGACACACCGATCGGTCGCAGCCTGCTCGCCCTGGGCGCCGGCCTGGAGTACGAGCTGCGCGCCGTCTCACCCGGGGAGTTCTCGTCGCCGGAGTCCACGTCTCCGGAGTCCACCTCGCAGGCGCTCGCCGACGTCGCCGCCGTGGTGGTCGCCTCGCACGGCCGGGACGAGGAGGCGCTGCTGACCGCCGCGGCCCGCGCCGGGGTCCCGTACGTGGCGCTCGTCGCCAGCAGCCGGCGCGGAGCCGCGGTGCTGACCGGACTGGAGCTCGACGCCGAGGCGCGCGACCGGATCCACACCCCGGCGGGTCTGTGGATCGGGGCCCGGACGCCCGGGGAGATCGCGGTGTCGATCCTGGCCGAGCTGGTGGCCTCGCGGCACGCCGTCGCGCTGCACAGCGAAGCGGTGCCCGAGCCGGTCGCCCCGGTCGAGGCCGCCGACCCGTCCGGGGCGGCCGCCGAACCGCGCGCCGCCGTCGACCCGGTCTGCGGGATGACCGTGGCCGTCGTCCCGGACACCCTGTTCTCGGACGTCGGCGGCCACCGCCACTGGTTCTGCTCCGCCGGCTGCCGCGACCGGTTCGAGTCGGCCGCCCGCGTCGGGCCGCGCGGTCAAGCGCCCTGA
- a CDS encoding C40 family peptidase — protein MLASLVVFFAGAQQAHAAPTCGVLSSGAAPQANSAVNAACGQIGTPYSWGGGHGGQPGPSYGICDASNGAPNDCHVKGLDCSGLVRYAYYLAVGTDVINGVTTTQWTSSRAVARFYRGDGTGPLLPGDLVFFGNTPSTIHHVAIYLGQGYIAEAPYSGGYVQVAALSSHSDYYGAIRLYGPGGGSTPPPSGGGRYWVDTFSNASVYGSPTSTTSTGTLYQGTNYVYCKTWGREIRNGSSFNHWWLKTDPDVGPAGQWVSAYYLSKWGNDEAKDNNGTVIPDCAGGSTPPPPSTTKYWVDTFSNASVYGSPTSTTSTGTLYQGTNYVYCKTWGREIRNGSSFNHWWLKTDPDVGPAGQWVSAYYLSKWGNDEAKDNNGTVIPDC, from the coding sequence GTGCTGGCCTCCCTCGTCGTCTTCTTCGCCGGCGCTCAGCAAGCCCATGCGGCGCCCACCTGCGGAGTGCTCTCCTCGGGCGCCGCTCCGCAGGCCAACTCGGCGGTGAACGCCGCCTGCGGCCAGATCGGCACGCCGTACTCGTGGGGCGGAGGCCACGGCGGGCAGCCGGGTCCGTCGTACGGGATCTGCGACGCGTCCAACGGCGCCCCCAACGACTGTCACGTGAAGGGCCTGGACTGCTCCGGCCTGGTCCGCTACGCCTACTACCTCGCGGTGGGCACGGACGTCATCAACGGCGTGACCACCACGCAGTGGACCTCCTCACGTGCGGTGGCCAGGTTCTACCGGGGCGACGGGACGGGCCCACTGCTCCCCGGTGACCTGGTGTTCTTCGGGAACACGCCGTCGACCATCCACCACGTGGCGATCTACCTCGGGCAGGGGTACATCGCGGAGGCCCCGTACTCCGGCGGCTACGTGCAGGTGGCCGCGCTGTCCTCGCACAGCGACTACTACGGCGCCATCCGCCTCTACGGGCCGGGCGGCGGCTCCACCCCGCCGCCCTCCGGCGGCGGCCGGTACTGGGTGGACACGTTCTCGAACGCGTCCGTGTACGGGTCACCGACGAGTACCACGAGCACCGGCACGCTCTACCAGGGCACCAACTACGTGTACTGCAAGACCTGGGGACGCGAGATCCGCAACGGGAGCAGCTTCAACCACTGGTGGCTGAAGACCGACCCCGACGTCGGACCCGCCGGGCAGTGGGTCTCGGCCTACTACCTCTCCAAGTGGGGCAACGACGAGGCCAAGGACAACAACGGCACCGTCATCCCCGACTGCGCCGGCGGCAGCACGCCACCGCCGCCCAGCACCACCAAGTACTGGGTGGACACGTTCTCGAACGCGTCCGTGTACGGGTCACCGACCAGTACCACCAGCACCGGCACGCTCTACCAGGGCACCAACTACGTGTACTGCAAGACCTGGGGACGCGAGATCCGCAACGGGAGCAGCTTCAACCACTGGTGGCTGAAGACCGACCCCGACGTCGGACCCGCCGGGCAGTGGGTCTCGGCCTACTACCTCTCCAAGTGGGGCAACGACGAGGCCAAGGACAACAACGGCACCGTCATCCCCGACTGCTGA
- a CDS encoding XdhC family protein gives MRDVLDEVYPWYLAGESVGLATVVSTFRSAPRPTGAAMAVSESGTVVGSVSGGCVEADVYEEAREAQATGRPVLRRYGVSDQDAFEVGLSCGGTIEVFVEPVSRRTFPELPEVMASLAADEPVATATAVAGPESGAGSPGRRLVIWPDRTAGTLGSATLDGTVTVDARGLLDHGTSALAHYGSAGQRQGEEVAVFVGSFVPAPRLLVFGALDFAAAVSELGGYLGYRVTVCDARPVFATAARFPHADEVVVRWPHEYLAEEAAAGRLDDRTAVAVLTHDPKFDVPLLATALRLPRLAYVGALGSRRTHLDRLDRLREVGLDDDELSRLAAPAGLDLGARTPQETAVSIMAEIIATRWGGSGHRLTATEGPIHTAAALDERPEAGSRAASRT, from the coding sequence GTGCGTGACGTCCTGGACGAGGTCTACCCGTGGTACCTGGCCGGTGAGAGCGTCGGGCTCGCCACCGTGGTCAGCACGTTCCGCAGCGCGCCACGCCCGACCGGGGCCGCGATGGCGGTGTCCGAGTCGGGCACGGTGGTCGGCAGCGTGTCCGGCGGCTGCGTCGAGGCGGACGTCTACGAGGAGGCCCGGGAGGCACAGGCCACCGGCCGGCCGGTGCTGCGCAGGTACGGCGTGAGCGACCAGGACGCCTTCGAGGTCGGGCTGAGCTGCGGCGGCACCATCGAGGTCTTCGTCGAGCCGGTGTCCCGTCGGACGTTCCCCGAACTCCCGGAGGTGATGGCGTCGCTGGCCGCCGACGAGCCGGTCGCGACGGCCACCGCGGTCGCGGGCCCGGAGTCCGGAGCGGGCTCGCCCGGCCGCCGGCTGGTGATCTGGCCGGACCGCACCGCCGGCACGCTCGGCTCCGCCACCCTGGACGGCACGGTGACCGTGGACGCACGCGGCCTGCTCGACCACGGCACGAGCGCGCTCGCCCACTACGGCAGTGCGGGGCAGCGCCAGGGCGAGGAGGTCGCGGTCTTCGTCGGATCGTTCGTCCCGGCGCCGCGGCTGCTGGTCTTCGGCGCCCTCGACTTCGCCGCAGCCGTCTCCGAGTTGGGCGGCTACCTCGGCTACCGCGTCACCGTCTGCGACGCCCGTCCGGTGTTCGCCACCGCGGCCCGCTTCCCGCACGCGGACGAGGTCGTGGTGCGCTGGCCGCACGAGTACCTGGCCGAGGAGGCGGCGGCGGGCCGGCTCGACGACCGGACGGCGGTGGCCGTGCTGACCCACGACCCCAAGTTCGACGTTCCGCTGCTCGCGACAGCGCTACGGCTGCCCCGACTCGCCTACGTCGGCGCCCTCGGCTCCCGCCGCACCCACCTGGACCGGCTCGACCGGCTGCGCGAAGTCGGCCTGGACGACGACGAGTTGTCCCGCCTCGCGGCCCCGGCCGGACTCGACCTCGGCGCCCGCACCCCGCAGGAGACCGCCGTCTCCATCATGGCCGAGATCATCGCCACCCGCTGGGGCGGCAGCGGTCACCGCCTCACCGCCACCGAGGGCCCGATCCACACCGCCGCCGCGCTCGACGAACGCCCTGAGGCCGGGAGCCGGGCCGCTTCCCGCACATAG
- a CDS encoding (2Fe-2S)-binding protein: MEVTINVNGEDRTAEVEARHLLVRFLRDDLGLTGTHWGCDTSNCGTCVVLFDGEPVKSCTVLAAMAAGHRVRTVEDLEGADGLDPVQQGFIEKHGLQCGFCTPGMMLTARALLDRNPDPSEQEIREAISGQLCRCTGYLNIVRAVQWAADHPAADAAAPTAGSTP, encoded by the coding sequence ATGGAGGTCACCATCAACGTCAACGGTGAGGACCGGACCGCCGAGGTGGAGGCCCGGCACCTGCTGGTGCGCTTCCTGCGGGACGACCTCGGTCTCACCGGCACCCACTGGGGCTGCGACACCAGCAACTGCGGCACCTGCGTCGTGCTGTTCGACGGCGAGCCCGTCAAGAGCTGCACCGTGCTGGCCGCGATGGCCGCCGGGCACCGGGTCCGGACCGTGGAGGACCTGGAGGGCGCCGACGGCCTCGATCCGGTGCAGCAGGGGTTCATCGAGAAGCACGGCCTGCAGTGCGGCTTCTGCACACCGGGCATGATGCTCACCGCCCGGGCGCTGCTGGACCGCAACCCCGACCCGTCCGAGCAGGAGATCCGTGAGGCGATCTCCGGCCAGCTCTGCCGTTGCACCGGCTACCTGAACATCGTCCGCGCCGTCCAGTGGGCCGCGGACCACCCGGCGGCGGACGCCGCCGCCCCGACCGCGGGGAGCACGCCATGA
- a CDS encoding SRPBCC family protein, which yields MEFTHEFRVSLPIDAAWELFTDIPRLAPCMPGAQLTSVEGERYRGTVKVKVGPVTIVYKGVATFEERDDAAHTVRLKASGQDTRGQGNAEAHITARLAPDGDGTRVTAQTRLSITGKAAQFGQGVIEEISRKLLGRFVDCLEQRSAAPADTDTAPSETAAPAPARAPAAASGASGAAPAGAAADEPLDLFGVAGGALLKRLVPAAAGALIVIALVVGLRRARRSGPCCRRCG from the coding sequence ATGGAGTTCACCCACGAGTTCCGCGTGAGCCTGCCGATCGACGCAGCCTGGGAGCTGTTCACCGACATCCCGCGGCTGGCGCCCTGCATGCCGGGTGCGCAGCTCACCTCCGTCGAGGGGGAGCGGTACCGCGGGACCGTCAAGGTCAAGGTCGGGCCGGTCACCATCGTCTACAAGGGCGTGGCCACCTTCGAGGAGCGTGACGACGCGGCGCACACCGTGCGGCTGAAGGCCTCCGGCCAGGACACCCGCGGCCAGGGCAACGCCGAGGCGCACATCACCGCGCGGCTCGCACCGGACGGCGACGGCACCCGGGTGACGGCGCAGACCCGGCTCAGCATCACCGGGAAGGCGGCCCAGTTCGGGCAGGGAGTGATCGAGGAGATCAGCAGGAAGCTGCTCGGGAGGTTCGTGGACTGCCTGGAGCAGCGGTCGGCGGCGCCCGCCGACACCGACACCGCGCCGTCCGAGACCGCCGCTCCCGCTCCCGCTCGCGCCCCCGCCGCCGCCTCCGGGGCCTCCGGGGCGGCTCCTGCGGGGGCGGCCGCCGACGAGCCGCTCGACCTGTTCGGCGTCGCCGGTGGCGCGCTGCTCAAGCGCCTCGTGCCGGCCGCCGCCGGGGCACTGATCGTCATCGCGCTGGTGGTCGGGCTGCGGCGGGCCCGGCGATCCGGTCCGTGCTGCCGCCGCTGCGGGTGA
- a CDS encoding AAA family ATPase produces the protein MTEDVRPSPAESARRAVALAVPDPQSLRAALDATGYLTDTGLTTALYLALRLPQPLLLEGEPGVGKTEAARALATVLGSPLIRLQCYDGLDAAEALYEWNYPRQLLSIRLAESRGTALDETDLFSDAFLLRRPVLAALTHPGPTPAVLLIDEIDRADDDFEAFLLEVLAEAGVTIPELGTVRAAVPPVVVLTSNRTRDLHDALKRRCLYHWIDYPDTERVIEIVRRRVPGTAPSLAAEVAAAVRRLRTLEVQKPPGIAESIDWVAALTLLGVERLDPDAAERTLGVLVKYREDHDLVRDRGLAWLVGAPDG, from the coding sequence GTGACCGAGGACGTCCGGCCGTCGCCGGCCGAATCCGCCCGCCGGGCCGTCGCGCTCGCCGTGCCGGACCCGCAGTCCCTGCGCGCCGCCCTGGACGCCACCGGCTACCTCACCGACACCGGCCTGACCACCGCGCTCTACCTCGCCCTGCGGCTGCCCCAGCCGCTGCTGCTGGAGGGCGAGCCCGGCGTGGGCAAGACCGAGGCGGCCCGCGCCCTCGCCACCGTGCTGGGCAGCCCGCTGATCCGGCTGCAGTGCTACGACGGGCTGGACGCGGCGGAGGCCCTCTACGAGTGGAACTACCCGCGCCAGCTGCTGAGCATCCGGCTCGCCGAGAGCCGCGGGACGGCGCTGGACGAGACCGACCTCTTCTCCGACGCCTTCCTGCTGCGCCGCCCCGTACTCGCCGCGCTGACCCACCCCGGACCGACACCCGCCGTGCTGCTGATCGACGAGATCGACCGGGCCGACGACGACTTCGAGGCCTTCCTGCTGGAGGTGCTGGCGGAGGCCGGCGTCACCATCCCCGAGCTGGGCACCGTACGCGCCGCCGTCCCGCCGGTGGTCGTACTGACCTCCAACCGGACCCGCGACCTGCACGACGCCCTCAAGCGCCGCTGTCTGTACCACTGGATCGACTACCCCGACACCGAGCGGGTGATCGAGATCGTGCGCCGCCGGGTCCCCGGGACCGCGCCCTCGCTCGCGGCCGAGGTGGCGGCAGCCGTACGGCGCCTGCGCACCCTGGAGGTCCAGAAGCCGCCCGGGATCGCCGAGAGCATCGACTGGGTCGCCGCGCTCACCCTGCTCGGCGTCGAACGGCTGGACCCGGACGCGGCGGAGCGCACCCTCGGCGTCCTGGTCAAGTACCGGGAGGACCACGACCTGGTCCGCGACCGCGGCCTGGCCTGGCTGGTCGGCGCACCCGATGGCTGA
- a CDS encoding xanthine dehydrogenase family protein subunit M, which translates to MQVPASFEYRRAQSVDDALALLERFGEEARVIAGGHSLLPMMKLRLARPEFLVDINDLHELDYLRLEGGEVRIGALTRHRSLLESDLLGRHLPIFHDAERVIADPPVRNRGTIGGSLCQADPAEDLSAVCAAVRAVAVVLGPGGRRSVPIEEFYRGPYETAVGAGEMLVEIRVPVRPNAGSAYRKVERKSGDWAVAAAGAALSLADGRIGWAGIGLAAVGTSLVGYRRAEEALVGREPTEQVFTEAGRIAAEDCDPQTDGRGSAEYKRHLVGELTRRALTLAAERADRAVGVARSDAEGA; encoded by the coding sequence GTGCAGGTTCCCGCGTCATTCGAGTACCGGCGCGCGCAGAGCGTGGACGACGCGCTCGCGCTGCTGGAGCGGTTCGGGGAGGAGGCCCGGGTCATCGCCGGGGGGCACAGTCTGCTGCCGATGATGAAGCTGCGGCTGGCCCGTCCGGAGTTCCTGGTCGACATCAACGACCTGCACGAGTTGGACTATCTGCGGCTGGAGGGCGGCGAGGTGCGGATCGGCGCGCTGACCCGGCACCGCAGCCTGCTGGAGTCCGATCTGCTGGGCCGCCACCTCCCGATCTTCCACGACGCCGAGCGGGTGATCGCCGACCCGCCGGTGCGCAACCGCGGCACCATCGGCGGCTCGCTCTGTCAGGCCGACCCGGCGGAGGACCTCTCCGCGGTCTGCGCCGCCGTTCGGGCGGTGGCCGTGGTGCTCGGGCCGGGCGGGCGGCGCTCGGTGCCGATCGAGGAGTTCTACCGCGGCCCGTACGAGACGGCCGTGGGGGCCGGCGAGATGCTGGTCGAGATCCGGGTGCCGGTACGGCCGAACGCGGGCAGCGCCTACCGGAAGGTCGAGCGCAAGTCCGGGGACTGGGCGGTCGCGGCGGCAGGCGCCGCGCTGTCGCTGGCCGACGGGCGGATCGGCTGGGCCGGGATCGGGCTCGCCGCGGTCGGTACGTCCCTGGTCGGCTACCGGCGGGCCGAGGAGGCGCTGGTCGGCCGGGAGCCGACCGAGCAGGTCTTCACCGAGGCGGGACGGATCGCCGCCGAGGACTGCGATCCGCAGACCGACGGCCGGGGAAGCGCCGAGTACAAGCGGCACCTGGTCGGCGAACTCACCCGGCGGGCGCTGACCCTGGCCGCCGAACGGGCCGACCGGGCCGTGGGCGTCGCCCGGTCCGACGCAGAGGGAGCATGA